One region of Opitutales bacterium genomic DNA includes:
- a CDS encoding PepSY domain-containing protein encodes MPILNKTQLRKIRKVALDGHKWAGILAAIPILILASTGLILVFESELRAFEEREAFFIDVPEGASEARLSIQEQVDRALEAYPDLKVSSYSLPKAPDEAAMIRLSNRHTLFVDPYTGEVRKDTPRPAPIMRAIRVLHTSFFLGDFGTWIAIISSFAFILLSATGAVLFFKRRGNLLRQSKITFDKGANRRDFDLHAVIGFYAAGFLSLIALSGALIGIGQPWREFILNVTQSEWAARPKLSEPLSASTPLLAMDVLLEAVNAVAPEKLEPTTIFMPREADAPVLVRYTYPWARRPASLGYIHPATGAILDFHHFPEYEAGHLIHRLNRGFHSGEIFTVGMRWLWWVLMLITLMFIITGYFIWRTRRKKQPQVAQS; translated from the coding sequence ATGCCCATTCTAAATAAAACACAGCTTCGAAAAATAAGGAAAGTCGCTTTGGACGGCCACAAGTGGGCCGGAATCTTGGCGGCTATTCCTATTTTAATCCTGGCGTCCACTGGGCTTATCTTGGTGTTTGAGTCTGAACTCAGGGCCTTCGAGGAGCGCGAAGCATTTTTTATTGATGTGCCGGAGGGCGCAAGTGAGGCGCGCCTTTCAATTCAGGAACAGGTCGACCGCGCATTGGAGGCTTACCCTGATTTAAAGGTCAGTTCATACAGTCTGCCGAAAGCACCTGATGAGGCTGCGATGATCAGGTTAAGCAATCGGCATACACTTTTTGTCGATCCCTATACGGGAGAGGTCAGAAAAGATACGCCGCGCCCAGCTCCGATCATGAGAGCCATTCGTGTCCTTCATACGAGTTTCTTTTTAGGCGATTTTGGGACCTGGATCGCGATTATAAGCTCTTTCGCCTTTATTTTGTTATCTGCCACGGGTGCAGTGTTGTTTTTCAAACGCCGCGGCAATCTTTTGCGTCAATCGAAAATCACCTTCGATAAGGGAGCGAATCGTCGTGATTTTGATTTACACGCCGTCATCGGCTTTTACGCGGCTGGTTTTCTTTCACTGATCGCTCTCAGTGGGGCATTGATCGGCATTGGTCAGCCGTGGCGTGAATTCATCCTCAACGTGACACAATCTGAATGGGCCGCGCGCCCGAAATTATCAGAGCCCTTGAGTGCCAGCACCCCTTTGTTGGCTATGGACGTCCTCTTAGAGGCAGTGAATGCTGTTGCACCGGAAAAGCTTGAGCCGACGACGATTTTCATGCCGCGCGAAGCAGATGCTCCAGTTTTGGTGCGATATACCTACCCTTGGGCGCGTCGACCTGCATCTCTGGGGTATATACATCCTGCTACCGGTGCGATCCTCGATTTCCATCATTTCCCAGAGTATGAAGCCGGTCATTTAATTCATCGACTGAATCGGGGCTTTCACAGTGGCGAGATATTCACCGTCGGCATGCGTTGGCTGTGGTGGGTTCTCATGCTTATTACCCTCATGTTTATCATCACCGGGTATTTTATTTGGCGGACACGAAGAAAGAAACAGCCGCAAGTTGCTCAGAGTTAG
- the tsf gene encoding translation elongation factor Ts: MSTQITARMVADLRERSGAGMMDCKKALVESGGDVDAALDSLRKKGVASAAKKATREAAEGIVTSYIHTGGKVGVLIEVNCETDFVAKNDDFQAFVRDIAMHIAAAGPICVSRDEVDPALVEKEKEIATEQAAGKPAQAIQKIVEGKLNKYYGTIALLEQPYVKNPDQTIQDLLTEKIATIGENLIIRRFARFQIGA, encoded by the coding sequence ATGAGCACTCAAATCACTGCTAGAATGGTAGCTGACCTCCGCGAACGGTCTGGCGCCGGAATGATGGACTGTAAGAAAGCGCTGGTTGAATCCGGTGGCGACGTCGATGCAGCACTCGACTCTCTTCGCAAAAAAGGCGTCGCTTCTGCAGCTAAGAAAGCAACCCGCGAAGCCGCCGAAGGCATTGTGACTTCGTATATCCACACGGGCGGTAAGGTCGGTGTATTGATAGAGGTAAACTGCGAGACTGACTTCGTCGCCAAGAATGATGATTTTCAGGCTTTCGTCCGCGACATCGCCATGCACATAGCAGCTGCTGGCCCCATCTGCGTCAGCAGAGACGAGGTTGACCCAGCTCTGGTCGAGAAGGAGAAGGAAATCGCAACAGAACAAGCCGCGGGTAAGCCAGCACAGGCGATTCAGAAAATCGTCGAAGGTAAGCTTAATAAATACTACGGCACCATCGCTCTCCTAGAGCAGCCTTACGTCAAAAACCCGGATCAAACTATCCAGGACCTGCTCACTGAGAAGATTGCCACGATCGGGGAAAACCTGATTATACGCCGTTTCGCCCGCTTCCAGATTGGAGCATAA
- a CDS encoding TonB-dependent receptor — translation MPLLKTPQSVFVINDALIADQQAFRLDQILQNDSSVQKRNNFLGAYSSYFIRGFNLSNSSNYLRNGRTFFHLASVPVEILNRVEVLKGPSSVLYGTSTPGGMINMVTKTPLNEFGGFIKGTVGSDDLYHLHADVSGPLTQDGELSYRVNAVYEDSGYFRKFADGSDFEAERYIFSTALRWTPSEDTTIDLSFDVTEDDRPQDTGVVAIGDGVADIPIERILTQPWSKYDSDKWNVNLDVEHFISDSFTVASGFSFQDYKRDRYDNQPVQIDEITGDVAFRSRRRINRWEVTTFYFEGVIDLTTGPFEHKILAGADYTEIATDSNETARSEFFVTNIFSPLVIPDPQIGVRDEKVLGNEERIGFYIQDLISFGEDWSVLLGLRYDNTENDFSIAGNILREGKADNLTPRAGVVYQPLDNISFYASYSESFEPNPVVADPRLTNFGEQLDPTTGEQFEVGVKAELYDGNLLLSSALFQTTRSDIPFNDPLANALVLRGEQEHKGIEFTATGLIGESLGIVGSFAYLDAEFTEDDDPSIVGNTPSGVAEISASLWAEYEFSSGPLADLSLQAGWFYEDDRPGDNANTFTLDSYHRVDVGLKYVWRADSETPVTFRLTASNLFDEVYYKGDTRGTVNPERPREVRFSTQLSF, via the coding sequence GTGCCGCTATTGAAGACGCCTCAGTCGGTATTTGTGATTAACGATGCATTGATTGCGGACCAGCAGGCTTTTCGTCTGGATCAGATCCTCCAGAATGATTCGAGTGTCCAAAAGCGAAATAACTTTCTCGGTGCTTATTCATCCTACTTTATCCGAGGATTTAATCTGTCCAATAGCTCAAACTATTTGCGGAATGGTCGGACGTTTTTCCATCTTGCTTCGGTTCCTGTAGAAATCTTAAACCGCGTTGAGGTTTTGAAAGGCCCGTCATCGGTACTATACGGTACGTCGACTCCTGGTGGTATGATCAATATGGTGACAAAGACACCATTGAACGAATTTGGGGGTTTTATAAAGGGCACTGTAGGCAGTGATGACCTGTATCATCTTCACGCTGACGTGAGTGGACCGCTCACCCAAGACGGTGAACTTAGCTATCGTGTCAATGCTGTGTATGAAGACAGCGGATATTTCCGCAAATTTGCAGATGGCTCTGATTTTGAAGCTGAACGGTATATTTTTTCCACCGCTCTGCGTTGGACTCCCTCGGAGGATACTACGATTGACCTGAGTTTTGATGTGACAGAGGATGATCGCCCTCAGGATACGGGCGTGGTCGCGATCGGTGATGGGGTGGCAGACATTCCGATCGAACGCATTCTGACTCAACCTTGGAGTAAGTATGACTCTGATAAATGGAATGTAAACTTGGATGTGGAGCACTTTATTTCGGATTCTTTTACAGTCGCTTCAGGATTTAGTTTTCAGGATTACAAGCGTGATCGTTATGATAATCAACCCGTGCAAATTGATGAGATTACGGGCGACGTTGCTTTTCGGTCACGTCGCCGAATCAACCGTTGGGAAGTCACGACTTTTTATTTCGAAGGTGTAATCGACCTCACAACCGGACCCTTTGAGCACAAAATTCTCGCTGGGGCCGATTATACAGAGATCGCCACCGACAGTAATGAGACAGCAAGGAGTGAGTTTTTTGTGACGAACATATTTTCTCCTTTGGTCATTCCTGATCCTCAAATTGGAGTGAGAGATGAAAAGGTTTTGGGCAACGAGGAGCGCATTGGTTTTTACATACAGGATTTAATTTCTTTCGGAGAGGACTGGTCTGTCTTGCTCGGCCTTCGTTACGATAATACTGAGAACGACTTTTCTATTGCCGGAAATATACTCCGTGAAGGAAAAGCAGATAACCTGACACCACGTGCAGGTGTTGTGTATCAGCCCTTGGATAATATATCCTTTTATGCATCGTATAGTGAGAGTTTCGAACCAAATCCAGTTGTCGCTGACCCGCGGTTGACCAATTTTGGCGAACAGCTGGACCCTACGACTGGCGAGCAGTTTGAGGTCGGCGTCAAGGCAGAGCTTTATGATGGGAATTTATTACTATCGTCTGCCTTGTTTCAAACGACTCGGTCGGACATCCCATTCAATGACCCCTTGGCAAACGCTTTGGTGTTGAGAGGGGAGCAGGAACATAAAGGAATCGAATTTACTGCGACTGGGCTAATAGGTGAGAGTCTCGGTATCGTGGGTTCCTTTGCTTATTTGGATGCTGAGTTCACTGAAGACGATGATCCCAGTATTGTGGGTAATACTCCATCAGGTGTCGCAGAGATCAGCGCGAGTCTGTGGGCAGAGTATGAGTTCTCCAGCGGACCATTGGCTGACCTGTCACTCCAGGCAGGTTGGTTCTATGAGGATGATCGTCCCGGGGATAACGCGAACACATTCACACTGGACAGCTATCATCGTGTAGACGTGGGTCTTAAGTATGTGTGGCGCGCAGATAGCGAAACGCCTGTCACCTTCCGCCTTACTGCGTCTAATTTATTCGACGAGGTATACTATAAGGGCGACACTCGTGGCACGGTAAATCCGGAGAGACCTCGGGAAGTACGTTTCTCGACGCAGCTGAGTTTCTGA
- the rpsB gene encoding 30S ribosomal protein S2: MNITPKDLLDAGVHFGHQTRRWNPKSKTFIYDHRHGVSIIDLEKTYQCLETATTFLEDLVSKGKDVLFVGTKKQAQEVVREAATAVNMPFCANRWMGGGLTNFETIKSSLAKYKKFLAMEADGSLDKLPGKEGAAIRRQMSRMNRNFEGLLEIKDRPAALFVIDTKGEYIAVAEARRLGIPVIALVDTNSDPTLIDYPIPGNDDAVKSIRIIVDVIVEAVQNGLAKRDLNATANKPQAITPLVQETNFFTDEEAEVSLPEGYDSQTIPTPEAPVEAAPVVEEAAPVVEEAVAPATEETTPAPEETEEEK; this comes from the coding sequence ATGAATATCACTCCTAAAGACCTGCTGGACGCAGGCGTGCATTTCGGTCATCAAACGCGTCGTTGGAACCCAAAATCCAAGACCTTTATCTACGACCATCGCCACGGCGTATCTATTATTGACCTGGAGAAGACCTACCAGTGTCTAGAGACGGCTACCACTTTCTTGGAAGATCTGGTTTCTAAGGGTAAAGACGTGCTTTTTGTTGGAACTAAAAAACAAGCCCAGGAAGTCGTCCGCGAAGCCGCCACTGCGGTAAACATGCCCTTCTGCGCTAACCGCTGGATGGGTGGTGGACTGACCAACTTCGAAACCATCAAGTCCAGTCTAGCTAAGTATAAGAAATTTCTGGCCATGGAAGCGGACGGCTCACTCGACAAACTTCCTGGAAAAGAAGGCGCTGCTATCCGTCGCCAAATGTCGCGAATGAATCGTAATTTCGAAGGCCTACTCGAAATCAAGGACCGTCCCGCCGCCCTCTTCGTTATTGACACTAAAGGTGAATATATCGCTGTTGCTGAAGCACGCCGTCTGGGCATCCCGGTCATTGCTCTTGTTGATACAAACAGTGATCCGACACTCATAGATTACCCTATACCTGGCAATGATGACGCGGTGAAGTCGATCCGCATCATCGTGGACGTCATTGTTGAAGCTGTCCAAAATGGACTTGCAAAGCGCGATCTCAACGCGACTGCGAATAAACCTCAAGCAATCACACCCCTCGTGCAAGAGACCAACTTCTTCACCGACGAAGAGGCAGAGGTTTCTCTTCCCGAAGGTTACGACAGCCAGACAATCCCAACCCCAGAAGCACCTGTCGAAGCCGCACCCGTCGTTGAAGAAGCCGCTCCTGTAGTTGAGGAAGCTGTCGCTCCGGCTACGGAAGAAACAACCCCAGCGCCCGAAGAAACTGAAGAAGAGAAGTAA
- the ychF gene encoding redox-regulated ATPase YchF, whose protein sequence is MLQAGIVGLPNVGKSTLFNALTKTRKAEAANYPFCTIDPNVGVVQVPDKRVEKLAKLVGTSTIIHAAIEFVDIAGLVEGAAKGEGLGNKFLANIREVDAIVHVVRCFVDEDVIHNMGSVDPIRDIEVIATELVLADIASIESQLEKAKKKARGNDKEAAASVTLMERLLPHLNELKPALTLKMDDDEREILKRLFFLSAKPTLFACNVAESDLAHPDDNPYVQKVREYAATHHGAGSCVISARVEEELIDFDDEEAAEYLGDLGITDSGVTQLIRASYDLLGLASYFTAGEKEARAWTFIQGMTAPQCAGVIHTDFEKGFIKAEVVHYEDLIAAGSKTSAKEAGKLRLEGKDYLFKDGDVTEFRFNS, encoded by the coding sequence ATGCTTCAAGCTGGAATTGTCGGACTCCCCAATGTGGGCAAAAGCACGCTTTTTAATGCACTTACGAAAACGCGTAAGGCTGAGGCGGCAAATTATCCTTTTTGCACGATCGACCCTAATGTTGGCGTCGTTCAAGTACCGGATAAGCGTGTCGAAAAACTCGCCAAACTTGTCGGCACATCTACTATTATTCATGCTGCAATCGAATTTGTGGATATAGCCGGCCTCGTAGAGGGCGCGGCTAAAGGCGAAGGCCTGGGCAATAAGTTCCTAGCAAACATACGGGAAGTGGATGCCATTGTTCATGTAGTGCGCTGTTTCGTAGACGAGGATGTCATCCACAACATGGGTAGTGTAGACCCTATTCGCGATATCGAGGTGATAGCGACAGAACTCGTGTTGGCAGACATCGCTTCCATTGAGTCTCAGTTGGAAAAGGCCAAGAAGAAGGCACGAGGAAATGATAAGGAAGCCGCCGCCTCGGTAACCCTTATGGAGCGCCTGCTACCCCATCTCAATGAGTTGAAACCCGCCCTCACCCTAAAGATGGACGATGATGAACGGGAAATTCTGAAGCGCCTCTTTTTCCTCTCCGCTAAACCGACCCTATTCGCCTGTAATGTCGCAGAAAGCGACTTAGCTCATCCCGACGACAATCCATACGTTCAGAAGGTCCGCGAATACGCTGCAACACATCACGGCGCTGGATCTTGCGTCATCTCTGCTCGCGTAGAAGAAGAATTAATCGATTTTGATGACGAAGAAGCCGCCGAATATCTAGGGGATTTAGGCATTACAGATTCAGGGGTCACTCAGCTGATTCGCGCCAGCTACGATCTACTAGGCTTAGCCAGTTATTTCACCGCCGGAGAAAAAGAAGCCCGAGCCTGGACATTTATTCAGGGCATGACAGCACCGCAGTGCGCTGGAGTAATCCATACTGATTTCGAAAAGGGCTTTATTAAAGCTGAGGTCGTGCACTACGAAGACTTGATCGCAGCTGGCTCAAAAACATCCGCAAAAGAAGCCGGGAAATTACGGCTTGAGGGCAAGGACTATCTTTTCAAGGACGGTGACGTTACTGAATTCCGTTTTAATAGCTGA
- a CDS encoding CinA family protein: MKTSGQADWGVEWVRALHKRLVSEGRTVITCESCTGGLIGDWITNFPGSSEVYLGGVQSYSNELKMNLLGVPEAVLNESGAVSAVCAQAMAEGGLKLTGADYAIATTGIAGPGGGSIEKPVGLVYCAVAGPKGTVVEKSLWEGDRIANKHASALGALKLAVHYPENGELL, from the coding sequence ATGAAAACAAGCGGGCAGGCGGATTGGGGTGTGGAGTGGGTAAGGGCTCTACATAAACGGCTGGTGAGCGAAGGGCGCACGGTTATAACATGTGAGAGCTGCACAGGGGGGTTGATTGGAGACTGGATCACTAATTTTCCTGGCTCTTCTGAAGTATATTTGGGCGGTGTCCAGTCCTATTCAAATGAGTTGAAGATGAATTTGTTAGGGGTGCCGGAGGCAGTGCTGAACGAATCTGGTGCTGTGAGCGCAGTGTGTGCTCAAGCTATGGCCGAGGGCGGTCTTAAGTTGACGGGAGCAGATTATGCGATTGCTACCACGGGTATTGCTGGTCCAGGAGGTGGCTCAATTGAAAAGCCTGTGGGCCTAGTGTATTGTGCTGTAGCTGGGCCTAAAGGCACGGTGGTCGAAAAATCACTCTGGGAGGGGGATAGAATAGCAAACAAACATGCCTCTGCACTTGGCGCATTGAAGCTCGCAGTTCATTATCCCGAAAATGGTGAATTGCTATGA
- a CDS encoding putative C-S lyase, with protein MVNCYDFETLPDRTQTGSLKWDKYAGRDILPFWVADMDFLSAPEIVSALEARVGQGVFGYTKPYASVESAVTEYLSTSHQVKAAANDLVWLPGLVPALNVAARAFGSDVSSILACTPVYPPFLTAPGNQHKRLVTAPLSWSGTRWEFDFDAMEAALTPDSSMFILCNPHNPVGRAFSRSELMSLADFCLKHNLVLCSDEIHCDLILDEGVTHVAMGSLDHPIRERLISLFAPSKTYNLPGLACAFAHIENRSLRNQFKRAAMGTITEVNAFGYAGCEAAYRFGEPWRQELLTVLRENRDRLYKALEPYADKVSVYPMEATYLAWMDVRSLGAKDAPGHFETHGIGLSDGTPFGNPGFLRFNFGCPLLHLEEGIRRLVYGIESVS; from the coding sequence ATGGTGAATTGCTATGATTTTGAGACGCTGCCGGATCGCACACAAACGGGTAGCTTAAAATGGGATAAATACGCGGGGCGTGACATCCTTCCGTTTTGGGTGGCGGATATGGATTTTCTGTCAGCTCCTGAAATAGTCTCTGCGTTGGAAGCGCGTGTAGGACAGGGTGTGTTTGGCTATACGAAACCTTATGCTTCTGTCGAATCTGCGGTAACGGAATACCTATCGACCTCGCATCAGGTCAAAGCTGCTGCGAATGATTTGGTGTGGTTGCCGGGCTTGGTGCCCGCTCTGAACGTAGCAGCCCGGGCATTTGGCAGTGATGTCTCCTCCATTCTTGCGTGCACTCCAGTTTATCCTCCGTTTTTGACGGCGCCGGGAAACCAACACAAACGTTTGGTCACGGCTCCGCTCTCTTGGAGTGGTACACGTTGGGAATTTGATTTTGACGCTATGGAGGCAGCGCTGACTCCGGATAGCTCGATGTTTATTCTCTGCAATCCACACAACCCGGTGGGGCGTGCTTTTTCCCGAAGCGAATTGATGAGTTTGGCAGATTTTTGTCTTAAGCATAATCTGGTGTTGTGTTCAGACGAGATCCACTGCGACTTGATTCTCGATGAGGGAGTGACTCATGTGGCTATGGGTTCGTTAGATCATCCAATCCGTGAGCGCCTTATTTCACTGTTTGCTCCTAGTAAGACTTATAATTTGCCTGGTTTAGCGTGTGCTTTTGCGCACATAGAAAATCGCAGTCTGCGCAATCAGTTCAAACGTGCGGCGATGGGTACCATCACTGAGGTAAATGCTTTTGGTTATGCAGGATGTGAGGCAGCTTATCGGTTTGGAGAGCCCTGGAGACAGGAGTTATTGACGGTGTTGCGTGAAAATAGAGATCGTCTCTACAAGGCTTTAGAACCTTATGCTGACAAGGTGTCCGTGTATCCGATGGAAGCGACATATTTGGCGTGGATGGATGTGAGGAGCCTGGGGGCAAAGGATGCTCCAGGTCATTTCGAAACACATGGAATCGGTCTTTCAGACGGTACACCTTTCGGAAATCCTGGTTTTCTCAGATTTAATTTCGGCTGTCCATTGTTGCACCTTGAAGAAGGGATTCGACGCTTGGTTTACGGGATCGAATCTGTCTCGTGA